The genomic stretch GTTCATTCTGAGTTCTGATATtataatctctgcatgttttggGGTCAATGGCAAAGAAAAAGTAACTCGTTCAAACACATCATTCAGAGGACAGAGCTTCGTTGTCTGTACAAAAGCCAGGAAAAGGTACCTCGTTCGTCGACATCACTCTAAAGAACACGACTTCGTTCTCAGAACAAAAGGCAAGAAAGGGTAACTCGTCCGTACGTACGCATCTTTCAAGGGACAAAACCCTGTTCCCCTAGTAGCTTCATCCCTAGCCCTGTTTTATGGAGCAACTTTTTTTGGTTGGCTGGTCGCGttgttctttctgtttgtgtttatgGGGACCATTTTTGAGATCGGACGATTTACAAGGGTTTAAAGTGCAGTAAACTCgcgaaggggggtggggggggggggggcaacgtGGTAGGAAAGGATACCGGAGGATGTTGTACGTTGCACTGTCTGTCATGGCATCTAAGAATTCTTTAGTTGTGGTCCCACCGCTTACACTGAAAAAGGCGGAAGAGTTAGACGAATACAAGATAAACGTGTAAACTGCACAACTGGGCTCAATAGACATAGCTCAATTGGTAACTCTAACGTTCCTTTCGAATAGAAGTTTGTGCCTCGTCCTTTCAATTCACACagccctccccccatccccaaaagtctgtctgtctgtctgtctgtctgactcttttctctctacccccccccccccccccctctctctctctctctctctctacgctTTGAGGCACAttgagaacaagaacaagaacaagaacaaatctttaattgtctaaggccacagccccttacaatagtggttaatataacagcaatagtatctgcacagttataaattctAGTCACGcaaaaaattcaacaaatacattaagaccctgatgacatgtcactgaacctgatttataagggttcgtctcttctgtaacatgaagaacacaaatctgctgaagctgttcatcacattatcctcattactgccacagaaatacacaagttgttgttgcagcgtcttagagttcgagattttcaaatactttgctcgaaggtcttgataaaaaggcacattgagagagagggagagagagagagataacggAGCAAACCCTTTCGTCAAGGAGAATGATGCATAGTTAGGGATGGGGGAGCAGGACTAACCaaacgacagagagagagagagagagagagagagagagagagagagcgagagagagagagatagaagggggagagagaggggagagagagagaggggggagagagagagagggaaagagcgagagagaacgagagagagagagagagaaagagagaaagagagagagagagagagaaagggaaagagagagggagaaagagagagagaaagagagatagagagagagagggagaaagagagagagagaaagggagatagatagagagagagagagagggagaaagagagagagaaaataatagagagagagagagaaaggggggataATATAATAAGGAGCTTACAGAAGGGCAATAACCCTTAGGGCACTGCTAATCACCACCAACACGACAAGCTACGTGGAAGGAGAGAGAGCCTGAAGGGCCGACACGAAATAGAGGATGcgcaaaaaaaccaacaacaaacaaacccaaaagcAGAAAATAGAATAAGCGCATCAGTAACGAAAAACCGCCAGACCGGTTGCCGAGTAGCTTTATGGCGCagtggggtgttgcaggtagctctgtctcctccttggggatgaagctaccaggggaagggattgtgttggaggtgcgggtagaggggtagccctcccggtgctcccccttggacctccctagtctaggaccctgggtcttcgcgaggtggtctttgtggcgtaatccctccggaccagcataacgtttccctatcccaagaccgaccgtgcgtggtctatgaccacatcctctacgaggtgaccctatcaactaggcagcgcaagcccctaggcgaaacacggcggatctagaggagaaaacctcgataaaaaacctgagctgccatgaagacggagcatgttggctgaggacagcgggcagaccttctgtgccgacacccatctacaggagaaaaccaggcatgcacgcatcaaacccaacatggccatcgCGCAGTCTCCATGTATTTGCACTGTGGACGCAGGACCCTTTGTCCAACGAcactccttcttcttcttctgcgttcaatATTCATGGCCGTCATATCCTCAGgtcggtggctgccatgaagtccgcagtcttcagCAGTTCGGCAGCGGGTCAGTCCCCAGAGCTttgtgcccaggctggtgtcttctggccagtagtgctggtcacggtgctgtctccaggtgtgggCAGACCTGTAGAATGTGCTCAGGGGTTTGTCCAACGACACTCGGATCTCTGTGATCAGGAAAGGAGACAAATTTAAGTTTTACGCCATCAAGGCAAAGCATGGTCAAGTCCTGGgcgttaccccgactttagatgagatacccaTAGTTGTATGCGTGCGTAGGTTTAACTAGACACCTGAGGTCTTtcacgtgccactgtggtgacgcGGGGGTGgtacatggataccgtctctgagtctgcacattaCATTTGACCCGTGTTCGTCCCGGCCTCGATTCGAACCCGTGAAtcgcggatcacaagtccagcgctctaccaccTTACCGCCTGAGCTATCCGGGCCCCTGTGATCAGGAAACCTATTCTTTCTGTTTTATTAAGGCCATGTGAGGGCCAAATCGCTATTTTCCATATCTGAtgatcagcactgtttgtgtcgcTTTTGTTATAATACTGATGGTCTCTGAATTAAAAAATgttaatgtgtttgtttattgtgtatgTCGTTGCTATAGAAACAGAAAAGTAAACAGCAGCCATATTGGATTTTAGGAACCGTTTTTTCCATATCCAAATGCTCGATTTCTGTCCAATATTTTGCATAAATATAGATTTAGATcatatctacagatttaccatttattttttctgtgagtattacagttatttaaaaaaaattttttttatcataatgtTGACATTTTGCGTAAaatttaatattaaaaaaatcgtaaagccaacatttcttttccgattcattattcaaatggtAACTCTGTAGATAGTATGTAAAAGTACAAGTATGCAGAATTTCACAGAAATCTAACCAGTAGATTTGAAATCATTTCGTTCCCAAATGTCAAAACATGCAAACTGAGGAAaaggcaaaaacgcacacaatttgttttgaaaccattgatagttgtaattaaactcaaaatacatacatgtatctcCAAATTCCACACTGAGGAATGTCTTTCACACCTTAGAGACACAGTTTAAAAGTTAGGGAAGACATAAAACATAAGTTATTTCAaacatgtgcagtacactatGAAAATTGTTTGTCCCGAGTTACAaacaatgcatacacacactcccaaTTACAGCATGCACACCAAAAAAAGCTCGCTCActcgttcacgttcacgttcacattcacacacacacacacacacacacacacaagctagcTCCAAATTACGAAACGTACCCAAGTCATTAAATGCACATATGCGTACAATAACCACAATATATATGAGAATAATGTTaaccacaataacaatgacaagtcgcgtgaagcaatataaaaacatttagtcaatcagtATGAAACTTAaatatcaacaccacaaaccagtcatcgccaagactacgagatacattaagatagtctcggctaacaataccgagacggatcacgctcgtctccgcaaagcatgaGACCGTATAGTACTtactaaacctattttctgtaattctgagcacattgttagagtgaacatgacatatctatatatttttgaattcaggaaaaaatgaggaatgcaatgcagtcaaagtttattttgttactaaaaattagattttaatgacaaacttaacaagcaaactcattactttatttttaaaattttgagctgaaatgcaataccatagtccggacttcgtcgaagattgctttaccaaaattgcaatcaatttggttgaaaaattagggcgTTAGAGCGCTGCCTCAACTGCCtaaaaaaatccggatatgacgtcatcaaagacatctttccaaaaaatggaaaaaagacatctggggatatcgcactcaggaactctcatgttaagttttatcaagattggtccagtagtttcctcggaatcactttatacacaaacacaccatgagtcatgaccctcgtctcgattccccgtctatgttaaaacatttacatAGTCAAAACTTAGAACATGCCTGCTGCATATGCAGGGCCACCTTCCAGCTGAACAAGTTCTTCCAGTCTCTTTGACTTGGCTGCCCGCACTTTGTCTCTCCTTTTACTTTGCTTGTCTCTCACAGCCTTCAGACTGTTCCGCACCCTCTTGTGCATCCTGGCTGCTCCAAGCCTCTTCATGTGATGTCCAGTCTGGAATCCGAAGAACTGGGCAGagtcggcagcagcagcaggtccAAAGTTGAACTCTCTAATAGCAGTCAAGACTGCAAACTCAACACGACTGCGGGAAGCAAAGTGGTCCTTAGCACATCTTGACCAAATGAGGCTGTGGAGACACTCattggcattttgtgtcttgcCAGAAACACATCTGCTGAGTAGGTGTTCTTCAGAAAGTCTCTCATAAATGGGCAACAGGTGTGCAGCTAACTTCTCCTCATTGAGGGGTGTGTGGATGAGGTGTTTGTGTGGACCTGGAACTTGGTGCTTCGCCAGCGCTTCCTGAAAGAAACACCACGAGCTCTCTCCAGCAGGACAAAGTTCATGTTGTGGATTTTCGTCAGTGGAAAAACAATGGTACAGTGATGCCATGATTGCTTTTTTCATGCTACACACATCCTTGTTGCTACGAATTGCCCGGTTGTAGTAAATCTGTAGCTTGCGTATGGCATTGCCTGTCAGCTGACCCCTTCCACGTCCACCAAGAGTCACCCCTCGCTTTCGGCAGTCTGTCACCATGTTGCGAAGAGCTGTACCAAGTCGTTTACTCACATGGTTCACACACTCTTCCTTGTCAATGTGAATATCCTCACCATAGGGCTTGATGTCGTTGAGCTCTGTAAAAGTCTTGGAGTCACCGTCCGACAGAAGTGTTGTGTAGCGAAGCTTGTTGGTGTTCACCGATCGACGCCATATGACACGGGCTGCTTCCACCTCCATCATCCCTGATGAGcctgcaaacaagaacaaaataagaaatgtaatttgcaaacagagtattttttaagtgtgtgtgtgtgtgtgtgtgtgcacgcatgtgTTATTCACAGTCATTGTACAGCTAATACTTCAACTATAATTAATACAGAAAAGAATTGAAATAAACATGGAATTACCAAATTACGGTATATTAAATTTCTAGCAGCaggtatttttttatttatttatttatttacttttatttatttacgaggatttatatcgcgcacgtatctcaccccacaaggcgactcaaggcgcatgttacctattaatagTGGTGAGAACATGTTATATTGTGGCACTGAACATGTTAGATTGTAAACGTTAAGCATAATATTCATCAATTGATACTATTTGAACATTTTTAAATACACTTGTATTGTGCCACACATACATacggtacatgtatgtatgtggccacacatgtatacatgtatgtatgtgtaaactATTTGCCACCCCCTGACCACTACTAGCTCCCTCTGTTCTAAGCCCGTTGATTCTGAAGACTTGTGAATCTCACTTCATGCTGTAaatacagctctctctctctctctctctctctctctctctctctctctctctctctctctctctctctctctctctctctctctctctctatctgtgtgtgttttcttattattttcATCACACACATCCACTCCCCCATGCCCTGAACTATTCTTAAAAATTGGATTTATATATGCATGTGTTAcaactttcattattattatcataaattGATGATCTGTCTTTATGACGCTTTTTTGTAATCCATCATCCATGCCTTTAGTTTTGGTTTTCAGTTTCACTGGAATGCATGGAAAATAATATCCACTCATCACTATTACATTTACTTGTAATTTGCTATATTTGAGTAAGTTGCTTAAATTTGAAATAAACTCTATTCAAATATTTCTGTGCAAACAAATATAATTTACCTTTATAGTTCACCTCACACTTGTCCAAGTGGTCCACGAGCCAGGCCGCATACTCCTCTGGTTTTTCCTGAAACAGCTTCTGCCCCGTAGACTCGCACACCTGGCAGTAGGTACACATGACATGGGCATCAACACAGAGTCCAGTAAGTAAGTCCACAGCACACCCAACTCCAATGTGCGAAGAGTGTCCACGAGTAAGCCAGGTGCCATCATAGCTCACAATAATGTTCAGGGTGTCATCGACACCAAGAGTAGTGCCACAGTATCTTGCATGAACTTCTCGAACATATGCAACAGTCTCACTGAACACATGCTTCCGGAATCCCTCTAGTTGTGTGAATAGTTGGCTGGCATGAGTATGAAAGGTTTTGTGGTGAAGTCCAGCTAAATccatgttttcacagaaatttcTGAATGTGGTGGCTCCCAGTCCACAAGCAAGCGAGGAATACACTGCCTGTCTGTTCATGTCGAACACTTTTGTCTTGGATTTAAATTTTGTCGCCAGATACTGTTCATACACAGGCTCTTCGCACGAAGAACAGTTCACCTGGGCAAATACTGCCAAGCCACTTGTTGGTCTGGAGTCTGTGCAAAGAGACAAGCACTTGTTTTTGCACTGTGGACAGCACAAACTTGCAACCATACTGTCTACTTCGGCAAAGTCTACAACACCCCTCTGGGTTTTTACCAGGGTTTCAGTAGCAGCAGATGACTTAGTGTCAACTCCACCGGAAACAAACCTCTCATACGATTCTTTTTTGAACTCACTTCTTGTCTTCGTGCCGAGAATGTTTTCAGTTGAAGGAATCGACGCGGAAAAtgtagcactagcagacgaccCCAAAACCGGCACAAATTCTGTCACGTCAGTCAGCACAGAAGCTGATTGCGCTGATTTCTTCGCCTTCCATTGACTCTTCACTTGATCTGTCCTCTTTTTCGTAGATTTTGGGGCTCCTctggttgttgatggcttggtgcgaaccatttttgcacaggagcgtgtactttcactgcttgtaaacAAGCGCCATTGTTGTACCACGTGACCCCGGTTGAACGAATCAAGATCGCATCGTACGTCATACTCTCCGTATAAGGAAGTTGGCGTAGATTGAACTACATTGACAATGTTCCGTTAGAGCCGAAGTAGTCCGGAAAATAACGAAACAACGGTCACATGCAAACAGGGGAGGCTATGTAGCATGCAACGTCATGCAGTGTTCGCCCtgtcgtctgctcaaatttgctgaTCAAGGTGTTGAAAATCGGCAATAATAAGGCAAGTTCAGGACAAATGAACGCAATCAGGCGAGGGTTGGTttattgaatttatttttattacaCAAAAAAACCATGTATATGCAACATCAACGGcagaaattgaaagaaaaatgaccaCAGTTTTCCAAACAGTCAAAATGTCTAAATGCCCAAATCTGCCCAAAAGCTCAAAAATCACCCCCGCACATCCCCTTAATATAGGGTGACccaaaaagagtacccaaacaaaacgtcataaattgaacaaaaataaagcaatcttcataacatttatttacacacacattctacagaacatgctccaaatggcctcccccggatttaaatcccccagatttctatctttgggggtttctgaaagacaacgtctacaggaacaacccacagacaatcacataATTCAAGAGAGCCATCATAACAActattcgcggaatctcgcaacaggagtgtgtgcgggtgattggtaactttgcgcggcgagttcaagtttgcctgcagcggtgcggaggccatttggagcatgttctgtagaatgagcataactttcctgaaagacaagctagaacgctaaaatctTCTATGCAAATCATGCAggggctacttgtgtgtgtaaataaattttatgaagattgctttatttttgttcagtttatgacgttttgtttgggtactctttcttggggggtcaccctgcaGCTGCATGACTGGGGCAACAAACACGTACAACACAGATTTTGTTTTACTGTCTGCACCGTCTGTTGGAATGTCTGATTGTaacgtcttcttctttgtcgttcaggggctgaaactcccacgttcactcctgtttttgcacgagttggttttcacctgtatgaccgtttttaccccgccattcaggtagCCAGCCATACGCCGCCTACGGGTGTGTCTATTTGTCACAAAAGTTGTCTTCCGCACAACGTCTTCGTCCACCTGTCCGTCTGTCATTCTctttgtatgtttgtctgtccgtgcattagcctgtctgtctgtctgtctgtctgtctgtctgcctgtctgactgcctgtctgtctgtctgtctgtctgtctgtctgtctttttctgtctcagtgtctaactgtctgtctgtcagtctgtctgtgtgtctgtgtgtctgtccctctccctctctctctccctctcccctcctctctctctttctctctctctctctctctctctccctcctctctctctctctctctctctttctctctctctctttctctctccgtctccctctctctcgctctctctctctctttctctcctttctctctcgctctgtctctctctctctctcgctatctctctctctcccttcccccctctcactctctctctctctctcgctctctctctccctcccccctcactctctctctctctctcgctctctatctctctctttctcgctcagtctctctctctctctctctctctctctctctcctggccAATGCcacacacgcgtgcacacacaaaagacgCAATCAAGTGTATCATGCTGTTCTGTTATCACTACCCCCGACAACACTGTAAACACGACAACACTGTAAACACGACAAGATAGTAAGAAGGCATGTTTGTAAGCAGGTCGTTTCTGATTACACTGATGTAAAAAACCGTCGAAACATGAGCACGTAAAAGAATGCCAGCCCCTTGCTGAGAAATATCATattgacgaaaatatatccGAGTCAAAAATACTAGATAGTTGTATGCCAAACAGAGACATTTTCGGAGGCAAGGGCAAGGAAGATATGCACACAAAAAGAATGTCAGCCCCTTGCTGAGGAATATCATACTGACGAAAATATATCTGATTCAAAGATACTAGATAGTCGTATGCCAAAAAGAGACATACATGTTCGGGTGTTAGCGTAAGGAAATTATACGCAAAGAGGcgtaaaagagagagaacgcAGAATGGTTTAATGTACGAAGGTCACAGACCCATATACACACCGAGGGGGGATGGGGAAACTAgggggtctgtctgtctgtctgtctgtctgtctgtctcctaattatgcaaagagagagagagagagaggggaagagagaaagagagagagatcgagagagaaagagagagagagagaaagagagagaaagatcgagagagaaagagagagagagagagagagagagagggagagagagagagagagagagagagagagagagagagagagagagagagagaaagagagagaaagatcgagagagaaagagagagagatcgagagagagagagagagagagagagagagagagaaagagagagagaaagagagagagaaagagacggagagggagagagagagagagagagagagagagagatggacagagagagagcgagagagagagagagacagacagacagacagacagacagagacagagacagagacagagagcggtTACTTAAATGTTGTTTGTGTTGCACTTGCAGAGCCACTATCATGCTCCGTTTCCTTGCTATAATGACACGTCCGCGTTTCGGCGTGCCATAGCATCTTTGATTCGCGGGATAGGTGAGCAAAATTAACTGCTATGGATAACACATGATATGTTTTACTCAGGGACATACAAACGTGTTCGCTTTTAGCTGGTTTGATTTTTACAAATTAAAACATTAATACAAAAAACTCGTTTTATGCACAGCAGGTTTCGTCAGAGAATTGTCGCTGGCACAATCAAGGCAACACGCGCACAcggaattgtgtgtgtgtgagtgtgtgtgtgtgtgtgtgtgtgtgtgtgtgtgtgtgtgtatgtgtgtatgtgtgtatgtgtgcgtgtgtacgtttgcgtgaatgcgtgtgtgtgtgtatgtgtgtctctttctctctcacacacgtaGCGCCCTTACCGCTCAGATAGAAACCCACTATCTCTGTATTTTTGTATACTTACCTACACTATTTAATATAGGTAGGAGCAAACCGTTATCAGTGGCATTGGCTTGAGTTTAAACCGGGACACTGCTAAATTAGATCACCTTGAAGGATAGATACATGCTTGCCTACACATACTTCAAACAACCCATCCATTCTTTCcttaaacacactcacacacacacacacacacacacacacacacacacacacacacacacacacacacacacacacacacatacatacacacacatacacacacacatacgcacccctccccacctacacacacacacatacagacacagacacacactcacacactcacttacatacacacacacacacacactcacacacacacacacacacacacacacacacgtacacacacacacacacacacacacacacacacatgtacgcaacCCCcagcccacaaacacacacacacacacacacacaccggcacacacacacacacaccccacccccaaacccccaccccacaaacacacacacacacacactaatctcTACCCCCTCGTCAATTACACACACGCTCAGATAAACATCTCCATTTATATGTCTATTTAACCTACACTCGTTTAGCGTGAGGAGCAAAAAGCTATCAGTGGTTCTGACTGAAGCTAATCTGAGCCCGACTAAATTAGATCACCTTGAAGCGAAGACGAATTACGAGCGGGGGACATGTTTAAACCGATATACCCTGTGAACAGATGTTGACACTCGATAATTATACAGAACTGCTGGAATGAAAATAATGTGCTgtgcaccccctcccctcctcgtgtgtacgtgtgtgtatgtgtttgtgtttgtgtgtgtgtgggggggggatgtgcgagcgtgtgtgtgtgtgtgtgtgtgtgtgtatgtgtgtgtgtgcggggggggggaggattagagtgtgtgtgtgtgtgtgtttgtgtgcgtgtacgtgtgtgtgtgtgagtatgtgtgtgtgtgtgtgtgagtgtgtgtgtgtgtgtgtgagtgtgtgagtgtgtgtgtgtgtgttggtgtgtgaatgagtgtgtatatatatgtgtgtgtgtgtgtgtgtgtgtgtatgtgtgtgtgtgtgtgtgtgtgtgtgtatgtgtgtgtgtgtgttcgcgcagGTATGCGACTGTTCCCAAATCCACCAATGGCTGTCTTACAGAgatttcttttaa from Littorina saxatilis isolate snail1 linkage group LG16, US_GU_Lsax_2.0, whole genome shotgun sequence encodes the following:
- the LOC138950859 gene encoding uncharacterized protein, with translation MVRTKPSTTRGAPKSTKKRTDQVKSQWKAKKSAQSASVLTDVTEFVPVLGSSASATFSASIPSTENILGTKTRSEFKKESYERFVSGGVDTKSSAATETLVKTQRGVVDFAEVDSMVASLCCPQCKNKCLSLCTDSRPTSGLAVFAQVNCSSCEEPVYEQYLATKFKSKTKVFDMNRQAVYSSLACGLGATTFRNFCENMDLAGLHHKTFHTHASQLFTQLEGFRKHVFSETVAYVREVHARYCGTTLGVDDTLNIIVSYDGTWLTRGHSSHIGVGCAVDLLTGLCVDAHVMCTYCQVCESTGQKLFQEKPEEYAAWLVDHLDKCEVNYKGSSGMMEVEAARVIWRRSVNTNKLRYTTLLSDGDSKTFTELNDIKPYGEDIHIDKEECVNHVSKRLGTALRNMVTDCRKRGVTLGGRGRGQLTGNAIRKLQIYYNRAIRSNKDVCSMKKAIMASLYHCFSTDENPQHELCPAGESSWCFFQEALAKHQVPGPHKHLIHTPLNEEKLAAHLLPIYERLSEEHLLSRCVSGKTQNANECLHSLIWSRCAKDHFASRSRVEFAVLTAIREFNFGPAAAADSAQFFGFQTGHHMKRLGAARMHKRVRNSLKAVRDKQSKRRDKVRAAKSKRLEELVQLEGGPAYAAGMF